Proteins encoded in a region of the Marmota flaviventris isolate mMarFla1 chromosome 3, mMarFla1.hap1, whole genome shotgun sequence genome:
- the Bbs10 gene encoding BBSome complex assembly protein BBS10, with protein MAAAGSVKVALQVVEVLETIVSRCVGPEGRQVLCTKPTGEVMLSRDGGRLLGALHLEHPIARIVLTCVSSHLKKTGDGAKTFIIFLCHLLRGLNAVAEKEKNSLISENIQTHERHWKNCCQWKCISQALLMFQTQILDCIMDQYLSRHFLSIFSSSAKERTLCRSSLELLLEAYFCGRVGRNNHRFISQLMCDYFFKCMTCTSETEVFELVDDCFIELNVGVTGLPVSDSRIIDGFLLQRDFSVYCPVDGDIRMVIVTEIIQPLFSASGSEFILSSEAQFQTSQFWIMERTKAIMKHLHSQNVKLLLSSVKQPDLVIYYAGLSGISVVECLSSEEVSLIQRIIGISPFVLPEASSWYEISNTALVKFCKPFILRSKRYVHLGLISTCTFIPHCIVLCGPVQGLVEQHESALHGAFKMLRQLFKDLDLNYVINASDQNDTSSPLIHKNIRESNQLPEISNHSIQRPYQDIVVKNGDELEKTQAYLNVYSNLVISSIGLETHIPCSTPKLTPTNTFQIDDTLKCLSPEKNRIIDDYELLTDNNLTGNPTTENTRIEISYENLQVTKIARTGSKLPVRYKSLDLCTSQSYHSSSVPAGSVLPVGGNFEILLHYYLLNYAKTCQQSEEAMVSTLIANALLGIPKILFKTKKVNYSFPQIYLRTLHALQTNQLMVSSQAGLESVIGKYQLLTSVLQCLTKILTIDLVISIKRQPQKIYDQDSEDEL; from the exons TGCAGCGGGGTCTGTGAAGGTGGCGTTGCAGGTGGTGGAGGTGCTGGAAACCATCGTGAGCCGCTGCGTAGGGCCCGAGGGCCGGCAGGTTTTGTGTACGAAGCCCACCGGCGAGGTAATGCTCAGCCGGGATGGAGGCCGCCTCTTGGGGGCGCTGCACTTAGAGCATCCCATAGCCAG GATTGTATTGACATGTGTCTCCAGTCATCTCAAAAAAACAGGAGATGGTGCTAAAACATTCATTATCTTTCTTTGCCATTTACTCCGAGGACTTAATGCAGTCgcagaaaaagagaagaattctttgatttctgaaaatattcaGACCCATGAAAGGCATTGGAAAAATTGTTGTCAGTGGAAATGTATTTCCCAAGCTCTGCTAATGTTTCAGACACAAATATTAGACTGTATTATGGACCAATACTTAAGTAGAcactttctttccatcttttcttcaTCTGCTAAAGAGAGAACGTTGTGTCGGAGCtctttagaattattgttagaaGCGTATTTTTGTGGAAGAGTGGGAAGAAATAACCACAGATTTATTTCACAGTTGATGTGTGACTACTTTTTCAAGTGTATGACCTGTACAAGTGAGACTGAAGTATTTGAGTTAGTGGATGACTGTTTTATAGAGCTGAACGTTGGCGTCACTGGCCTTCCTGTTTCAGATTCTAGGATCATAGATGGGTTTTTGCTTCAAAGAGATTTTTCTGTTTACTGCCCAGTAGATGGTGACATAAGAATGGTGATAGTAACAGAAATCATTCAGCCTCTTTTTTCAGCTTCTGGATCAGAATTTATTCTAAGTTCAGAAGCACAATTTCAGACATCTCAGTTTTGGATTATGGAAAGGACAAAAGCAATAATGAAACATTTGCATAGTCAGAATGTAAAATTGCTCCTATCTAGTGTGAAGCAACCAGATTTAGTTATATATTATGCAGGACTGAGTGGCAtatcagtggtggagtgtttaTCATCAGAAGAAGTTTCTCTCATCCAAAGGATCATTGGTATCTCTCCATTTGTATTACCAGAGGCCTCTTCATGGTACGAAATTTCTAACACTGCTTTGGTGAAATTTTGTAAACCTTTTATTCTTAGATCCAAAAGGTATGTTCATCTTGGCTTGATTAGCACATGTACATTTATACCACACTGTATAGTTCTTTGTGGACCAGTGCAGGGTTTGGTTGAACAACACGAGAGTGCTTTACATGGAGCATTCAAAATGCTTCGGCAGTTATTTAAAGACCTTGATCTAAATTATGTAATAAACGCCAGTGACCAAAATGACACATCAAGTCCTCTTATTCACAAAAATATTAGAGAAAGTAACCAGTTACCTGAAATTAGTAATCACTCCATACAAAGGCCATATCAAGATATAGTTGTAAAGAATGGAGATGAATTGGAAAAAACTCAGGCATATTTAAACGTATATTCAAATTTGGTAATTTCAAGTATAGGATTAGAAACACATATTCCATGTTCGACACCAAAACTGACACCAACAAATACTTTCCAAATAGATGATACACTAAAGTGTTTGTctccagaaaaaaacagaataattgaTGACTATGAACTATTAACTGATAATAATTTAACTGGTAATCCTACAACTGAAAACACTAGAATAGAAATTTCTTATGAAAATTTACAAGTTACAAAAATTGCTAGAACAGGGAGCAAGTTACCAGTGAGATATAAGTCATTGGATTTGTGTACTTCCCAGAGTTACCATTCCTCATCTGTGCCAGCAGGTAGTGTTTTGCCAGTGGGTGGTAATTTTGAGATCTTGTTACATTACTATCTTCTCAACTATGCCAAAACATGCCAGCAATCAGAAGAGGCCATGGTTAGTACATTAATTGCTAATGCACTGTTAGGCATTCCAAAAATCCTTTTTAAGACTAAGAAAGTAAATTACAGCTTCCCACAAATATATTTGAGAACTCTCCATGCACTGCAAACCAATCAACTCATGGTAAGTAGTCAGGCGGGTTTGGAATCAGTAATTGGTAAATACCAGTTGCTAACTTCAGTTCTTCAGTGtttgacaaaaatattaactattgATCTGGTGATCAGTATCAAGAGGCAACCTCAGAAAATTTATGATCAAGATTCAGAAGATGAACTTTAA